In Candidatus Pantoea floridensis, the genomic window ACCTCGCAGAGTGTTTTAACCACGGTACCGCAACCTTTATGATTCTCGGCGCAATCTGTACCCGTCGCTGCCCCTTCTGCGATGTGGCACATGGCCGTCCAAATATGCCCGATGCCAACGAACCGCTGAAACTGGCACAAACCATCGCCGATATGGCGCTGCGTTATGTGGTTATCACGTCTGTGGATCGTGATGACCTGCGTGACGGCGGTGCACAGCACTTTGCCGACTGCATCACGGCCATTCGCGAAAAAAGCCCAACCATCAAAATTGAAACGCTGGTGCCTGACTTCCGTGGTCGTATGGATCGTGCGCTGGAAATTCTTAATGCCACGCCACCGGATGTGTTCAACCACAACCTGGAAAACGTACCGCGCGTTTACCGTCAGGTACGCCCTGGTGCGAACTATGATTGGTCACTGAAATTGCTGGAGCGTTTTAAAGAAGCGCATCCGGAAATTCCAACCAAATCAGGTTTGATGGTTGGCCTTGGCGAAACGAATGCCGAAATCATTGAAGTGATGCGCGATTTGCGTCGCCACGGCGTCACTATGCTGACGCTGGGACAGTATTTGCAGCCAAGCCGTCATCACTTGCCCGTGCAACGTTATGTCAGTCCAGCTGAGTTTGACGAGATGAAAGAAGAAGCGATGGCGATGGGCTTCACCCATGCGGCCTGCGGCCCGTTTGTACGCTCTTCGTATCACGCTGACATGCAGGCAAAAGGCCTGGAAGTGAAATAAGATTGCGTCTTCAACACGCGCTATGAGATAAAAAACAAAAACCAGACTGGCAACAGTCTGGTTTTTTATCAACGTAATAAATACTTACACTTATTGACGTTCAGCGCAGTAATTACTCTTTGTGGCTTACCCGATCGGCGGGCACTTCTTCAGCGCTATTTTTGGATGCGCCGGATTCATCATCTTTCATGGCTTTTTTAAAGCCTTTGATTGCGGAACCCAGATCGCCACCCAGTGAACGTAACTTGTTGGTGCCAAAAAGCAGTACGATGAGCGCACCGATGATCAGCAGTTTGGCAATACTGATACCTTCCATAATTTACCTTTCAACCATTGTGAAAAACGGACCTGCCTATTAACGCGCAGTTTATAGCCGGCCTCAACTGCAATCTGTAACAGAGTGAGACCACGGGCTAGATAAAGCGGCTGAGAAAGGCCTGCGTCCGCGGATGCTGTGGATTGCCAATCACCTGTTCTGGCGCGCCCTGCTCCACCACCACGCCGCCATCCATAAATACCACGCGATCGGCTGCTTCACGCGCAAAACCAATTTCATGCGTGACCACAATCATGGTTAAGCCTTGATCGGCTAAGGTCCGCATGGTGGCTAGCACTTCGCCAACCAACTCAGGATCGAGCGCCGAGGTGGGCTCATCAAATAGCATCAGCGCCGGTTTTATCGCCAGCGCACGAGCAATGGCCACGCGCTGCTGCTGCCCGCCTGAAAGATGACGCGGCCAGGCATCCGCTTTATCACTCAATCCCACCGTAGCGAGCAGTTCGCGTGCATGCTTTAGCGCGTCTTGCCGTGGAAACTTGTGCACGCCAATCGGCGCCTCAATGATATTTTGCAGCACCGTCATATGCGGATAGAGATTGAACTGCTGAAATACCATGCCAATTTTCTGACGCTGATGCGCAATTTTACGCGCCGATAAACGGTGCAAGATGCCACGTTTAAGTTCGTAACCGATCTGATCCTCACCAACCATGATCGAACCGGCATTCATGTCCTCCAGATGGTTAATGCAGCGCAGGAAAGTCGATTTACCCGAACCTGACGGCCCCAGAATCACCACCACTTCGCCAGGAAACACATCGAGATCAATGCCTTTCAGCACTTCATTATCGCCATAACTCTTCTGCACATTACGTGCTCGCACCAGCGGCTGAACCTGATTCATACATCCTCCTTCAACCGCTGTGCGACGGCCGGTGTTGGATCGTTTGCCACGTTGCGGCGTTTATTCATCACTCTGCGCGTAGTGCCGCGTGCGTAGTAACGTTCAATCGCGGATTGGCCCACGTTGAGAATAGAGGTGATAAACAGATACCAAATCACCGCCACCATCAGCATCGGGATAATTTCAAAGGTGCGGTTATAGACAGCCTGCACCGAATACAACAGATCGCCCATGGCGATCACGCTCACCAGCGACGTGGCTTTGATCATGCTGATCAGCTGATTGCCCGTCGGTGGAATAATCGAACGCATCGCCTGCGGGATAATGACACGGCGTAACGCACGGCTGCGGCTCATGCCAAACGCCTGCGTGGTTTCCACCTGACCGTTATCCACAGATAGCAAGCCCGCGCGAATGATTTCGGCCATGTACGCCGCTTCATTAAGCGCCAGCCCGGCAATCGCGGCGGTGAGTGGCGTAATCAGATCGTTGGTGTTCCAGCTGGCAAAGGTGATATCCGTCCAGGGAACACTGATTGAAAGTGTAGGAAATAGCGTCGACAGGTTGTACCAGAAAATCAGTTGCACCAGCAGCGGCGTACCGCGGAAAAACCAGATATAGAGCGACGCTATGCCACTCAGCAATCTGTTTTCCGATAGTCGCCAGACACCGAGTAACAATCCCAGTAGCGTGCCGAGAATCATCGACACCACCGTCAAGCCAAGCGTGACCTGTAGCCCCTTCATTACCGAACCTTCGGTAAACCACTGCAGCACCACTTTCCATTCGAAATTGGGGTTAGTCGCCACCAGCCAGAGGAAATCAGCGGCGATAACCAGCACCACAATCCATGAGATCCAGCGCCCATACGTGGGTGCACTGCGGGCGAAAGCCACATCGCGCTGCTGCACGTCGGCCTTATCCCTGGCTCGCGAATTGTTGGTGATGAGACTCATTTTGCCGCCCCTTGCGCCAGGTTACGACCTGGTTGCTGTAATACGTTACCGTCTAGTTTCCACTTCTTCATGATCGCCGCGTAAGTGCCGTTGCTAAACAGCTCTTTGTACGCGTCCAGTACCACGTTCCCCAGTTCCGAACCTTTCGGCACCACGGTGCCCTGGAAAATATCGCCAAAGCCGTTTTTCTTGCCTTTGCCCGATAATTCCAGTTGACCGTTAGCCTGCTCGATAAAGTAAGTCAGCGGCGCCTGTGATGAGAAGAACGCATCGGAACGTTTAGACCGAACGGCTAAAATCGACGAAGGCTGATCGGTAAACGATTGCACGACCACTGCCGGTTTACCCGCCGCAACACAGGCATCTGACTGCTTGCGAATCACCTGTTCAGCTGAACCGGCTGCCATTACCGCAATGCGCTTGCCGCAGGTATCTTCCAGCCCGTTGATCTTTGAGGGATTACCTTTCTGTACGCCAAACACCACAAACTCCTGCACAAAATCGATAAAGTCGACCTTCTGCTGACGATCCGGATAATCACCAATGGGGCCAATCGCCATTTGATAGCGGCCAGAATTGATGCCGGTGAGCACACCGGATAGCCCGCTCACGGTTGCATGCTCTATCTTCACGCCCAACAGCTGCGCCAGCGCTTCGGTCAGATCGGCGGATGCGCCGTCCATTGTGTGCGGCCCATTAACGATTTCATACGGAGGAAAAGATCCGTTATTTACTGAGATCATCTTTCCACTGCGCTTAATTTCCGCTGGCAGGCGATCGTGCAGTGCCTGATCCATTTTTTGCGCAGGAATAGCCTCCGCGGCCTGAGCGAAACAGGCCGTCAGACCTAATGAAAGCGCGATGGCGGTAGCAAAAGTTTTCATCAGTCGATTCCCCAGCATTCAAAGTGGTTTAAGTTCAGGACGCGCAAAACAGCGATTTTCCAGCACCGGCAGCACACTGCGCGCATAGGCGATGCGCTGTGGATCGAGATCGGCAAACACCAGTGCGGCCGATTCAGGTGCTTTGGCTATCGCTACGCCGAGGGGATCGATCACCAGGCTGTTACCGATATTGCGTGGACCACATTCGCCCACCGCCACCATGTAACAGGTATTTTCCAGCGCCCGCGCTGTGGTCAGTAACTCCCAATGCATCTCTTTCAGCGGGCCTTTCACCCACGCGGCCGGCAGCACCAACACCTCGGCGCCATCCAGCACTAAACGGCGCGCCAGCTCCGGGAAGCGCACGTCATAACAGGTCATCAGGCCCACTTTCATGCCGGCTACTTCGACCAGCGGCGGAATTTCTCGTCCGGGGTTAACACGCTGTGACTCCTGCATGGCAAAAGCATCGTACAGATGCAGCTTGACGTACTTTGCGATGATTTCACCGTTGCGGATGGCGATCAGCACGTTCAGCGCTTTCTCTCCTTCGGTCGGCACATGCACGCTCATCATGGTGGTGAGCATGTTGCCTTTGCTGACAGCCAGCAGCTGCGTAACGAAAGGACCATCAAGCGGCTGCGCGGCTTTCAGTACCAGATCGGGATCGGCGATATCGCGCGCCAGCACGCCCTCTGGCAGTACCAGCAGATCCGCGCCACCCGCCAGCGCCTTATTCATCAATCCGATGCAAATATCGGTGTTTTCTTGCCATTCACGGCTGACGGCAAATTGCCCCATTGCGACTTTCATGATTATTCTCCTCGTGCCGCCGCCGGAAAGATCGCCTCTGGCGTTAGCAATGTTTTCGTTAGGCTTTGCTGGAATAGCTCATTAGCAAAGTCGGCAATCATCTTTTTGTTAGCGGCAAAGCCGTTTTGATTCCAGTCGGCAGGTAATTCCTGCGCGGTACGTCGCAAATCATCCAGCAGCCACGGCGTGGTATCCGCGTATTTTTCGCGCTTCTTCATCCACATATGGTAGGAGCGATCGATAATCTCGCTCAGTGCCTGGGGCAGCCAGGGATGCGCGTCTGCCAATGCAGGTTTTATTGCCAGGATATGAATGCCTGGCACGTAACCAACACGATTAAAGTAGTCACGCTCAGCAGCGGCGAAATCTAGCTGCAGCTGGCGCAGCCCTGAATCGGCAAGGAAAAAACCTTCCGGCATAAACGGCGTGAATACCGCATCCAGCTCGCCCGTTTTCAGCAGGTCGATCAGTGGACGCTCCCCCGGCGCTGGCTCGATGCGACCCGGACGACCAAAACCGGCCAGGCGATCGACAACAGGATGTTCCGCCGTCAAACGCCCGGCAAACCAGTAGGCATCATCGATCTCAACACCCGCTTCACGCAGTACGGTGCGCGTCCAGGTGTTGCCGGAATCCTGCCATCCCGTCACGCCAATCTTTTTACCCTTCAACTGTGCAGGCGAAGTAAGCGGGCTCTCACGCGTGGTGATGATGCAGCGCTGACGGAAACCGCGCATGAGAAAATGCGGTAATCCCAGCAATGAGGAGTCGCCTTTCGCGCGGGCCTGAGCAAAGCGGCTGAACGACACTTCACCCGCATCATATTGATCGCTGGTTGCCAGGTTATCAACCAATGTGCCCACGCGATCAATTTCCAGCGAAAACCCTTCTGGCTTGATGTCGCCAAGTGCCAGCGGGGTGAAGTAATCCCAGTCACGCACCGCCAGTCTAATGGTTACCATAGTTATGCTTTCCCCGTCTGTTTTGCCAGCCTTATAGCTGTGATGGTTTTTGCAGCAAATAGTGCTTGAATTTGAGTCTAAAACGCGAATACTAATCTGAACAATCTATTATTTGTTACTGAACAAAGGATTTTCTTATGACGCAAATTGTGGATTTGGCGTGGCTGAGTCAGCACATCACTGATGCTTCGGTGAAAGGCATTACGCATGCCACATCAACCTTGATTCGCGATGGCGAGATTGCTGTGGGCATGCAAATGCCCGCCGTGCGTGAGCTGGCAGAACGATTGGGGGTGAGTCCGGCCACCGTGTCGGCGGCCTGGGCGCAGCTAAAAAAGCAGAAAGTGCTGGCGGGGAAAGGCCGCAGCGGTGTGTGGGTGAGCGGCAATAGTGTGATGCCGCGCCCTATACGTTTCGAGAAAATTGGCAATTACGGTGAAAATGTTCGGGCATCATTGGCAATGGCTTCGCCCGATCCGTCCCTGCTGCCAGATCTGCGTCAGGCGATGCTGGCAGGCCTTGCCTCCCCTCAGTTGAACAGCTATCAACGTGAGGCGATTTCCCCCCAGTTGCAGACCGCGATTACGCCACGTTGGCCTTATCCCGCTGAAGCCTGGCTGGCAACCGATGGCGGATTTGATGCCATGAATCTGATTGTGCAAACGTTGCTATCACCAGGCGATCGCGTGGTCATTGAAGATCCTACCGCCACACGTCTGCTGGATATTCTCGACAATATCGGTGCGGAAATACTGCCGCTGCCGTGCGATGAACAAGGACCGATAGCCACCGCTCTCGCTACGCTACTGCAAAAATCTCCGGCGATGTTTATCTATCAGCCCCGTACCCATTCAGCCACCGGACACAGCGTCAGCCAGCGGCGTAGCGCCGAGTTAGCCCGCGTGCTGGCGAACAGCACAACTATCATCGTGGAGGACGATGGTATTGGCGATCTATCGAGATGGCCAGTATGGAGCCTTGGCTTCCACTACCCCGAGCGCGTGCTGCACGTACACTCGTTTTCCAAAGCGTATGGCCCGGATTTGCGTCTGGCGGTGCTGTCTGGTACTTCAGAAATGGTGAAACGTTTACAGGCCTGGCGTAACTTTGGCGTTAGCTGGACCAGCCGTATTCTGCAGGATGCCGTGGCGTGGATGCTCAATGATGAAGATACTCAGCAGCGTGTTCAGCATGCGAGGGCCACCTATGCGCAGCGTCGTCAACAGTTGCTGGCCGCGTTGGCGAAACGAGGACTTCTCCTCGAGGAACGCGATGGATTGAGCGTGTGGATCCCCGTGCAATCTGAACAATACGCGATGATCACGCTGGCAGCACGTGGCATTGCCGTGCTGCCAGGCGAACGCTGTAGTATCAATAGCAGGCAATTCATTCGCGTCAGCGCGGCGCTGCTACCTTTCGCACAACTTGACAGTATCGCCGACGCCATCGTGATTGCCAGCGGCCGTGAACTCAATCTTAGCTCAGAGCTTTAATGTGGTAGCGCGGAGACTCCACATAACCTTCGCGTGCATAGAACTGATTAGCTTTAAGGCGTGAAGAGTGGCAATGCACTTCCATACGGTCACAGCCGTGCGAACGCGCCAGCTGTTCAGCATGATTCAACAATTGCTGGCCACTGCCCTTACTGCGTTCGCCTTCGGCAATACAGAAATAGCTGATGCGGGCAAAATCGCCGGCCAACGCCAGTTGAGGAATAAAATGAAGTGAAAGAAAACCCAAGACCTGGCTGCCATGTTCAGCGACCAGCAATATTTCGTCTGGATGATGACAAAGCTGCTCCAGACGCTTATCAATAAACCCTTCCGTCGCGCTGTAGCCTAATTCGGTTAGCAACGCACTCAACGCAAAACTGTCTTTTGCCTCTGCCTGACGTATGTTCATCCTGCCTCCTGACATTTCCCTGAGCAGTTATATAGCGTTGCCAGCGAAAAATCTGCAAGTAAGGATTGTTGTAGGGTTGTTACGGGAATTATCTGTGAGATGCGCCGCAGAATCTGCCTTGTCATAGTAACGTCATGTCGGCTTAAGGCTGGCTTAATCTGGGACTGCCATGCTGTGGAAAATCACTCTCTGAGGCAAGAAAATGAAGAATCTGGTTCCACATGATTTTAACGAGTTAATGGCGCTCAGCGTCAGTACGCTCGCCGTGGTTGCATGGATGATTCTCTGGTGGCAGGCATAAAAAAAACCCGCCATTAGGCGGGTTTTCAGAATTCGAACTGTTAATTACAGTGCGATAACGTTAGCAGCTGATGGGCCTTTAGCGCCGTCAGTGATTTCGAACTCAACGCGTTGACCTTCAGCCAGAGTTTTGAAACCGTTGCTGTTGATAGCAGAGAAGTGTACGAACACATCTTTGCTGCCATCTTCTGGAGTAATGAAACCGAAGCCTTTCGACTCATTAAACCACTTTACGTTACCTTTGATCTTAGACATCTATATTACCTTTACATGAAAAAAGGACACTAAACTGTGTCGACGTCTAGTACAGCAATTGCGGTGACATTTGTCCAGTGCGATTTGATGAAAAAGTGATAAATATTGATTTTTTGCGTCCTGATCACACTTTCTGCGCATCGCTAACGCTTAAAACTCCACCCTCAACCAGGCAAAGTAAACGTTGCCGTTATTGTGCGTTCCAGGAATATACGTCATCTGGAACGTCGCAGGTCCATATCCGATTGATGCCAAAGGTAAAATAAAGGGAACGGGAATATATTTCCAATTATCCCTCGCCGTCACGCCTACGGTATAACCTGCGCCCAGATGAAAATCTTGATTGTTTAAGGGTCGCCAGGTGGCCTCCCAGCCGTAGCCGGTTATCGGCTCCCATTTGTTAAAAGAGTCTTTAAATGCCATGGCATAGATGCCGTGCCAATTACCCTTTTCATCCCAGCGCGATACACCAGCACCCGCGCCCCAGGGACGTTCATTGTATTTTTTGATGTGTCTGTCGTCGTAAGTCCAACGATTATGCCAGGTGATTGCAGGTAAATAAAAATCGTAATTCTGCGGTTGTGACCATGTTTGGGAAACATTGTCGCTGAAAGTACTCCAGCCAGATTTAACGGCTTGCGATGTGGTTTCTGCTGATGCCGAAAACGAGACCGATGAGGTCAAAATACAACCCAACAGGGCTGCAGAAATTTGCCGATTCACAACGATATTTCCTATGGGTCATTCTAAAACTTCAGCCCCACAGCGATGAGGTTTTCGTCTACATGCAGAACTGAGTTTTTATTTTAATGTGCTGAAAGTGTATTAAAAAAAAGACGCCACTCTCTCCAGGCCTTTTCTTGTTTCTTAAACATTCGAGCGGTTAATTTTGCCTTAAGAAGAAGAAGTGATTTGAAAGGGCAGGTAAACGAATGAGTGATATGGCTTTATGTACAAAAAATGCAAACTCTGAGAAACGGTCACATGGTGCAACCATATTGTATTCAACAAGTTAGAGAGAATTATTCACGCGCAGAATAAATTAATAAAATTTAACATTTGAACTCAGCGCACGAATAAGATAAATCTCGACTTTCCAGGACGGAGAGGGAAGGAACAAAGATGACGATTCGTTGCAGCCGCTGTGGTTGCGCTAAATTCTTTTACACTTCATACCATCGTGAAAAGGTGGATTTGCCAGACCATCATGGGGCCTGTTGTGCACAATGTTATAAGCCGCTGAATCTCGCCGATATCTGTGAATTAGTGATGGACGATCAGAATGCCACTAAAGCCTGTGCCGAATAAAGCATGAAGGCACCCGAAGGTGCCTGTCTATATCAGAAGATAAGTTTAAATACGCCGGTTAAAGTTAATAACCCAACGATGAAGATGATGGCTATGACCCACAGGATTATTTTCATTGTTCGCTCCTTCTTGTATGAAAAATAAGGTATCTGTTATCCAGTATAGATGATGATTCTGGTTTCGCTTCCCTCCTTAAACGTGCCCATGCCTATTAACGCCGCTGCGCTTGTCTGAAAATTAATTTCTGCGAGACAGGTCGCAGCGTTCAATTTTCATCCGCCTTGTTAGTGCATTTACCGCCTATCCACAGTCTAAACTTATAGCGCCTGAAGAGGCCTCAATTGTTATCAATGCCTACGTAACAAGGAGATGATTATGAGCA contains:
- a CDS encoding nitrate ABC transporter substrate-binding protein gives rise to the protein MVTIRLAVRDWDYFTPLALGDIKPEGFSLEIDRVGTLVDNLATSDQYDAGEVSFSRFAQARAKGDSSLLGLPHFLMRGFRQRCIITTRESPLTSPAQLKGKKIGVTGWQDSGNTWTRTVLREAGVEIDDAYWFAGRLTAEHPVVDRLAGFGRPGRIEPAPGERPLIDLLKTGELDAVFTPFMPEGFFLADSGLRQLQLDFAAAERDYFNRVGYVPGIHILAIKPALADAHPWLPQALSEIIDRSYHMWMKKREKYADTTPWLLDDLRRTAQELPADWNQNGFAANKKMIADFANELFQQSLTKTLLTPEAIFPAAARGE
- the pagP gene encoding lipid IV(A) palmitoyltransferase PagP, with the protein product MNRQISAALLGCILTSSVSFSASAETTSQAVKSGWSTFSDNVSQTWSQPQNYDFYLPAITWHNRWTYDDRHIKKYNERPWGAGAGVSRWDEKGNWHGIYAMAFKDSFNKWEPITGYGWEATWRPLNNQDFHLGAGYTVGVTARDNWKYIPVPFILPLASIGYGPATFQMTYIPGTHNNGNVYFAWLRVEF
- a CDS encoding GNAT family N-acetyltransferase, which gives rise to MNIRQAEAKDSFALSALLTELGYSATEGFIDKRLEQLCHHPDEILLVAEHGSQVLGFLSLHFIPQLALAGDFARISYFCIAEGERSKGSGQQLLNHAEQLARSHGCDRMEVHCHSSRLKANQFYAREGYVESPRYHIKALS
- a CDS encoding aminotransferase-like domain-containing protein; the encoded protein is MTQIVDLAWLSQHITDASVKGITHATSTLIRDGEIAVGMQMPAVRELAERLGVSPATVSAAWAQLKKQKVLAGKGRSGVWVSGNSVMPRPIRFEKIGNYGENVRASLAMASPDPSLLPDLRQAMLAGLASPQLNSYQREAISPQLQTAITPRWPYPAEAWLATDGGFDAMNLIVQTLLSPGDRVVIEDPTATRLLDILDNIGAEILPLPCDEQGPIATALATLLQKSPAMFIYQPRTHSATGHSVSQRRSAELARVLANSTTIIVEDDGIGDLSRWPVWSLGFHYPERVLHVHSFSKAYGPDLRLAVLSGTSEMVKRLQAWRNFGVSWTSRILQDAVAWMLNDEDTQQRVQHARATYAQRRQQLLAALAKRGLLLEERDGLSVWIPVQSEQYAMITLAARGIAVLPGERCSINSRQFIRVSAALLPFAQLDSIADAIVIASGRELNLSSEL
- a CDS encoding amino acid ABC transporter ATP-binding protein; its protein translation is MNQVQPLVRARNVQKSYGDNEVLKGIDLDVFPGEVVVILGPSGSGKSTFLRCINHLEDMNAGSIMVGEDQIGYELKRGILHRLSARKIAHQRQKIGMVFQQFNLYPHMTVLQNIIEAPIGVHKFPRQDALKHARELLATVGLSDKADAWPRHLSGGQQQRVAIARALAIKPALMLFDEPTSALDPELVGEVLATMRTLADQGLTMIVVTHEIGFAREAADRVVFMDGGVVVEQGAPEQVIGNPQHPRTQAFLSRFI
- a CDS encoding ABC transporter substrate-binding protein, encoding MKTFATAIALSLGLTACFAQAAEAIPAQKMDQALHDRLPAEIKRSGKMISVNNGSFPPYEIVNGPHTMDGASADLTEALAQLLGVKIEHATVSGLSGVLTGINSGRYQMAIGPIGDYPDRQQKVDFIDFVQEFVVFGVQKGNPSKINGLEDTCGKRIAVMAAGSAEQVIRKQSDACVAAGKPAVVVQSFTDQPSSILAVRSKRSDAFFSSQAPLTYFIEQANGQLELSGKGKKNGFGDIFQGTVVPKGSELGNVVLDAYKELFSNGTYAAIMKKWKLDGNVLQQPGRNLAQGAAK
- the cspE gene encoding transcription antiterminator/RNA stability regulator CspE codes for the protein MSKIKGNVKWFNESKGFGFITPEDGSKDVFVHFSAINSNGFKTLAEGQRVEFEITDGAKGPSAANVIAL
- the lipA gene encoding lipoyl synthase; the encoded protein is MSKPIQMERGVKYRDADKMALIPVKTVVVEREEILRKPEWMKIKLPADSSRIQGIKAAMRKNGLHSVCEEASCPNLAECFNHGTATFMILGAICTRRCPFCDVAHGRPNMPDANEPLKLAQTIADMALRYVVITSVDRDDLRDGGAQHFADCITAIREKSPTIKIETLVPDFRGRMDRALEILNATPPDVFNHNLENVPRVYRQVRPGANYDWSLKLLERFKEAHPEIPTKSGLMVGLGETNAEIIEVMRDLRRHGVTMLTLGQYLQPSRHHLPVQRYVSPAEFDEMKEEAMAMGFTHAACGPFVRSSYHADMQAKGLEVK
- a CDS encoding amino acid ABC transporter permease — its product is MSLITNNSRARDKADVQQRDVAFARSAPTYGRWISWIVVLVIAADFLWLVATNPNFEWKVVLQWFTEGSVMKGLQVTLGLTVVSMILGTLLGLLLGVWRLSENRLLSGIASLYIWFFRGTPLLVQLIFWYNLSTLFPTLSISVPWTDITFASWNTNDLITPLTAAIAGLALNEAAYMAEIIRAGLLSVDNGQVETTQAFGMSRSRALRRVIIPQAMRSIIPPTGNQLISMIKATSLVSVIAMGDLLYSVQAVYNRTFEIIPMLMVAVIWYLFITSILNVGQSAIERYYARGTTRRVMNKRRNVANDPTPAVAQRLKEDV
- a CDS encoding deaminated glutathione amidase; this translates as MKVAMGQFAVSREWQENTDICIGLMNKALAGGADLLVLPEGVLARDIADPDLVLKAAQPLDGPFVTQLLAVSKGNMLTTMMSVHVPTEGEKALNVLIAIRNGEIIAKYVKLHLYDAFAMQESQRVNPGREIPPLVEVAGMKVGLMTCYDVRFPELARRLVLDGAEVLVLPAAWVKGPLKEMHWELLTTARALENTCYMVAVGECGPRNIGNSLVIDPLGVAIAKAPESAALVFADLDPQRIAYARSVLPVLENRCFARPELKPL
- the tatE gene encoding twin-arginine translocase subunit TatE, producing the protein MEGISIAKLLIIGALIVLLFGTNKLRSLGGDLGSAIKGFKKAMKDDESGASKNSAEEVPADRVSHKE